The DNA window GCTGGGCCGGCACGGGCTACGGCATGATCGTCCTGCCCCGCATCGGTCAGGAGGTGCTGGTCGGCTTCCTCGACGGTAACCCCGATCAGCCCATCATCGTCGGCCGCGTCTACAACGCGAAGCAGGCCGTGCCTTACAGCCTGCCCGAGAACAAGACCCGCTCCACGTGGAAGAGCGACTCGTCCCTCGGCGGTGGTGGCTTCAACGAGATCATGTTCGAGGACAAGAAGGGCGAGGAGCTGGTCTGGGAGCAGGCCGAGAAGAACCGCCGCCGCCTCGTGAAGAACGACGAGACCATCACCGTCGGCCACGACCGCCAGAAGATGGTCCAGAACGACGAGTTCGAGAAGACGCTCGGCTACCTCAAGGTCTTCGTCGGCAAGGACCAGGACATCGTCGTCCGACAAGACAAGCGCGAGCGCGTCGAGGGCAGCAGCCACCTCATGGTCTTCGGCAAGCGCAACCAGCGCATCGAGGGCAACCAGTCGCTGTCGGTGAAGGGCAACCGCCACGAGTACGTGGGCGAGAACCACGGCCTCGCGGTCGAGGACCAGATCCACATCAAGGCCGGTGGCGCCCTCGTCCTCGAAGCGGAGGACATCACCCTCAAGGCGCCGGGAGGCTTCATCCGCATCGATGGCAGCGGCATCGTCATCCGCGGCAAGGTCGTTCGCATCAACAGCGGCGGCGGTGCCGGGAGCGGCAACGGCTCGAGCCCCGAGGCGCCCGCCGAGGCGATCGAGGCCGAGGTCGATGACGTGAGCAAGACCCTGATCGGTCAGTGACGTCGCGAGCCCAGAGGAGAGAGGAGACTTAGCGATGCCTCCCGCAGCGAGAATCACAGACAGGCACGTGTGCCCGCTCCACCCGCCGAACGTCGACGCGACCGGCGAGGGGACGGTGATCGTCGGCTTCCAACGCCAGGCCCGGGTCACCGACCTGGAGGCTTGCGGGGCCTCGATCGTCAAGGGTGAGCCGACGGTGATCATCGGCTACCAGGACGCAGCCCGGAAGGGCGACCCCACGTCGCACGGCGGGGTCATCGCTTCGGGCTGCCCGACGGTGATCATCGGCTCCAACCCGACCTCGCTGAAGACGGACAAACCGTTCTGCGAGGACTGCGAGCGCAAGGCCGCCGAGCAGGCCGCCCGCGAGAAATCGGGGAGGGACGCGTGAATCCCCCCCGGCTGATCGTGGAGGTCCGCTGGGGAAAGCTGGCCGGGACCAAGACGGCGCTCGCTTCCGGCGACGCGCTGACGGTCGGTCGGACCGATCTCGCGGATCTCATCGTCGGCCACGACAGCGAGATGTCGGGCGCGCATTTCGAGCTGGCCTGGCGTGACGGCGTCTGCTCGGTGCGCGATCTGGAGAGCATCTCCGGGACCCGGCTCGGTGGCGAGAGCGTCACCGAGGCCGAGGTTCCGCACGGCTCGTGGATCCAGGCCGGCGCGACCGACTTCATGGTCTACGTCGAGGGCAACTCGAAGCCCCCGCGCAAGGTCCTGAGCGAGCAGGAGCGCGCCCGCGAGGAGGTCCGCCTGGACGCCGCGCACCGTGCCCTCGCGACCCTCCGCCAGAAGGCCGCCGAGGCGCCCCTCTATGCCGTGGTCGACGGCGCCCGCGACACCCGGATCCTGGGCATCCTCCGCGAGCACGTGGAGCGCCTCCAGTCGCTCTACGACGGGCTGAAGGGCGAGGTCATGGAGGAGATCGCGCCTTACCTGGTCGGCCCCATGCAGCCCGACTCGCAGCTCCTCGACCGCCTCGTCCTGGAGGGCTGGGGCAAGCGCTGGGGCATCTGGTGCACGAGCGACGAGCCCTTCGTCGAGGTGCGCCGGCACTGGCGCAGGTTCCTGATGGTCGACCTCGAAGAGTCCGGCGAGCGCGTCTACTTCCGTTTCTACGATCCCGGCGTGCTGCGGGTGTTCTGGGGGACGTGCGATCAGGCCCAGCTCAGCTCCCTGTCCGCGGACCTCACCGCCATCTTCGTCGAAGCGAAGGATCACGCCTTCGTCTCCCTCCCGCTCGTGCTCGCAGGCCGGCACGATGCATAGCGCTGCGCTCAGGGTGCGCGTGGAGCAAGCGCAGGCGCTCCGCGAAGTTTCCTTCGAGGGATTCGAAGCGAAGCTGACGTGCATCCTGAGCCAGTTCTATCCGGACGAGTGCGCCGCACTGGGCGCGGTCGGCGTTCGCGATTTCATCCGCAGCAGCGTCCGTCGCGCCGAGTTCCTCGGCGCCACGCGGGAGCGTGACCAGGGCAAGTACGTCACGATGGAGCTGGCCCTCGGTCCCGAACTCATGGGCGAGCTGGTCACGGTCGAGCGAGAGCGCCGGCGTGCCCACGGTGCCTCCGAGCATGCGTCGGTGCTGATCGGCGCCGTGTGCCGGGCCGGAGTGGCGCGGCTGTCGGGCGATGACGCGCTGCCGCTGGACGACGACGCGGTGCTCCTGGACGAGGAGAGCTGACCATGGCGACGGCCGAGTCAGCGCAGGGAGCGCTCGACGCCGTGAAGGCGCAGTCCGACCCTCAGTGCACGTCGGACAAGCAGCAGTGCCCCAAGAAGGTCGTCATCCTCATCACCGTCACGCGAAAGTACAACTACCACGACCTGGGGACGCCCGGCGATTTCGACGCCCGCCTGAAGGGGGAGTCGAAAGCGAAGATCACCGGCTCGACCACGGAGCAGCCCCCCGGGAGACGGGACCTCAAGTCCGGCAACGGCGAGAAAGAGTACCCCGTTCCGGCGGGCACCTACGTCGGGCGCGTGAAGTCGGGAAGCAAGCGGAACCGCAACGTCCCCGGTCACAAGGGGAAGGCCGTGGAGCTGCTCGACGTCCCCAACTTCTCGGACATCCTGATCCACACCGGCAACTACCCGAGCCACTCGGAGGGCTGCATCATCCTCGCCGGCTCCAACGCCGAAGGCGACCAGAACATCGAGTCCAGCGTGCCCAAGGTGAAGGAGCTGATGGACTGGATCGCCGAGGTCAATGACGAATACGGTGAGGAGAACGTCTCGATCGAGGTCGTCGTGAAGGACCCTCCCGCGGGCGCTCAGCCTCCCGCACTGCCCAAGAAGTGACCCCGTGCCGTCGCCTTTGATTCGCCTCGCGAAAGCCTGCCATTCGGCAGCAACGTTCCACTTCGAAAGGACGGAAGGATAAGCCGTGTCCACCCTCGAGATCACCCTCGCCTCTGGCTCACGGGACCTCACCGTGCGGCGCTTCGCCGTGCAGCAGGCGGTCTCCTCACCGTTCACGGTCTCGCTCTGGATCCGGTCTCGCGACCACAGCCTCGACCTCGCCGGCATCGTCGGAGAGCCCGCGACCTTCCGCCTCGAAGCCGGCTACGCGCACGTGGCCGGAGGTGGTGCCCGCTCATGGTCCGGCATCGTCTCGTTCATCGAGCAGGTGGGCGCGCTGCAAGCGACGGATGGAGACGAAGGCATCTCCAGCTACTACCTGCGCATCGTGCCGCGCGTGTGGCTCCTGAACCAGCGCGCCGGCAACCGCATCTACCAGCACCTCTCCATCCCCGACATCATCGACAGCTTGCTCGGCGAGTGGAACATCACCGCGAGCTGGCGCATCGATCGCGGCACCTACCCGAAGCTCAACTACAAGGTCCAGTACAACGAGACCGACTACGACTTCATGTGCCGCCTGCTCGAAGAGGCCGGCATCGCCTTCACGTTCACCGGTGGCAAGGATGACCCGTCGGTGCTCACCTTCGGTGACCGCATCCAGGCGAACGAGAAGCGCAGCGGCGTCATCCCGTACTCCGAGGAGCCGAACGAGTCCGCCGAGCAGGAGTTCGCGACGGAAGTCCGCCTGAGCCGCGAAGTGAAGCCTGGCGGCTATGTCACCCGCGACTACAACCCGCGCAACCCGGACTTCGCCCTCTTCGGCGACGCTCCGCCTGCCGAGGGCCCCGAGGCGCGCTACGAGCAGTACCACTACGACGCTGGAGCCTTCCTCGCCGAGACGGGGCGTCCCGACGCGACACCCGTCGCCGACGACAAGGGCCTCGCGCGGCACGATCCGAAGCTCGGCAAGGAGCTCGCCACCCGCGGCCTCGAAGGCGAGCGCGTCGGCATCCGTGAGCTGAGCTTCCGCTCGAATACGTTCGATGTCGGCCCTGGGACGGTGCTCTCGATCAGCCACCACCCGCACCCGGAGATCGGCGAAGGGCGTGGCTTGCTGGTCCTGGAGAGCACCATCGAGGGCTCCGACACCGGCAACTTCGAGATGACCTCCCGCGCCGTCTTCGCCGACGCCCCTTACCGCCCCCTGCGCCGCACGCCGAAGCCCATCATCCGCGGCCTACAGAGCGCCACCGTCGTCGGCCCCTCGGGCGAAGAGATCCACACCGACGAGTTCGGTCGCGTCCGCGTGCAGTTCCCCTGGGATCGCGAGGGCAAGAACGACGACAACAGCTCCTGCTGGGTCCGCGTCAGCCAGAGCTGGGGCGGCATGGGCTGGGGCACCTCGGTCATCCCGCGCATCGGCCAGGAGGTGCTCGTCGCCTTCCTGGAGGGCGATCCCGACCACCCGATCATCGTCGGTCGCGTTTACAACGCCGCCCAGCAGGTTCCCTACAAGCTGCCGCAGGACAAGACCCGCAGCACCTGGAAGAGCGACTCGTCCATGGGCTCGAACGGCTTCAACGAGATCATGTTCGAGGACCTCAAGGGCCAGGAGCTGGTCTGGCAGCAAGCCCAGAAGAACCGCGACCGCCTCGTCATCAACGATGAGTTCTCCACCATCGTTCACGACCGCCAGAAGCTCGTGAAGAACGACGAGAAGGAGACCACCAGCAACAACCGCCAGAGCTGGGTCGGCAAGGACAAGGACATCGTCACCAAGAAGGACAAGCACGAGACCGTCGAGCGCGACGTGCACCTGGAGGTGAAGGGCAACCGCGCCGAGCGCATCGACGGCGAGCAGAGCCTCGTCGTGAAGAAGACTCGTCAGGAGCAGGTGCAAGGCAGCGCGGCCCTCGCGGTTGGCGGCGACATCCATCACCTCGCCGGTAAAGAGTGGGTCGGCGAGAGTTCCGACTCAACCATCCGCGGCCCTGGCGGCTTCATCCGCCTCGACGGCGGCGGCATCACCATCCGCGGGACGATGGTGTGGATCAACGAGCGCGGCGAGCCTGGCAGCGGCGTCGGGAGCAAGCCCCAGCTACCGGAAGGCCCCGAGAAGCGTAAGAAGGAAGAAGAGGAAGAGTCCGAGGAATCACCGGCCGCGCCGGCGGGTGAAGCAGAAGACTCGGACTACTGACCTACGCGGAGCGGGATGGGCCGCTCGACACGCGGTGCTGGCCGATTCCATGGATCGGCTGCCACCGCGTTGCTGTTTCTGGAGGTAGCCCCCCTCTCCTGGAGGGGTTCGTCGACCTCCTCGAAGACGCCGACGTTGCATGCAAGTGAACGGGGCGCGCGTCCCAGGGCCTCCAGGGCGACGACGCCTTGCCATTCCCCTTCGAGGCGGACGTCGACGAGAGCACCGCGCTTCGGCGCACGTCACGTGGGGCATGCTGTCAGGTGGTGGCGAAACGAGCGCAGGTGACCAACCGCTGGGGGTCCGTACCCGCGCAGGTGCTATCGGTGCTCAGCCGAGAGCATCCGAGAGCTTGAAAGCCTTTCCGCCTTTGCGGCGGGCGCGAAGAAGGTTGTAGCTGAGGTCGCGCAGCCAGCCGTCGCGACGCTTCTTGTTCGAGCTGCGGTGGCGGTCGAGATACGCCTCGGCAGTCTTGGCGCTCGATTTGGCCTGGCCGCGAGCGAGCCGCTCGAGGATGCGGGTGAGGCCTTTGCTCTGCTTCTTGTTCTTGCGCTTGCGCTTCACCTCGATGCGACCCAGGCCGCCGCCGAGCGCGGGCTGATCCAGGGTCTTGAGGATTGTGATTCGCTTTACAGACTTCGGGAGCTTCTTGGCTTTGATTGTTCTCAGCTTCATCGGTTGTCCTCATCCTGAGGCTAGTCAGCCCTGATGCCACC is part of the Chondromyces crocatus genome and encodes:
- a CDS encoding DUF4123 domain-containing protein, translated to MNPPRLIVEVRWGKLAGTKTALASGDALTVGRTDLADLIVGHDSEMSGAHFELAWRDGVCSVRDLESISGTRLGGESVTEAEVPHGSWIQAGATDFMVYVEGNSKPPRKVLSEQERAREEVRLDAAHRALATLRQKAAEAPLYAVVDGARDTRILGILREHVERLQSLYDGLKGEVMEEIAPYLVGPMQPDSQLLDRLVLEGWGKRWGIWCTSDEPFVEVRRHWRRFLMVDLEESGERVYFRFYDPGVLRVFWGTCDQAQLSSLSADLTAIFVEAKDHAFVSLPLVLAGRHDA
- a CDS encoding DUF5675 family protein; protein product: MATAESAQGALDAVKAQSDPQCTSDKQQCPKKVVILITVTRKYNYHDLGTPGDFDARLKGESKAKITGSTTEQPPGRRDLKSGNGEKEYPVPAGTYVGRVKSGSKRNRNVPGHKGKAVELLDVPNFSDILIHTGNYPSHSEGCIILAGSNAEGDQNIESSVPKVKELMDWIAEVNDEYGEENVSIEVVVKDPPAGAQPPALPKK
- a CDS encoding type VI secretion system Vgr family protein codes for the protein MSTLEITLASGSRDLTVRRFAVQQAVSSPFTVSLWIRSRDHSLDLAGIVGEPATFRLEAGYAHVAGGGARSWSGIVSFIEQVGALQATDGDEGISSYYLRIVPRVWLLNQRAGNRIYQHLSIPDIIDSLLGEWNITASWRIDRGTYPKLNYKVQYNETDYDFMCRLLEEAGIAFTFTGGKDDPSVLTFGDRIQANEKRSGVIPYSEEPNESAEQEFATEVRLSREVKPGGYVTRDYNPRNPDFALFGDAPPAEGPEARYEQYHYDAGAFLAETGRPDATPVADDKGLARHDPKLGKELATRGLEGERVGIRELSFRSNTFDVGPGTVLSISHHPHPEIGEGRGLLVLESTIEGSDTGNFEMTSRAVFADAPYRPLRRTPKPIIRGLQSATVVGPSGEEIHTDEFGRVRVQFPWDREGKNDDNSSCWVRVSQSWGGMGWGTSVIPRIGQEVLVAFLEGDPDHPIIVGRVYNAAQQVPYKLPQDKTRSTWKSDSSMGSNGFNEIMFEDLKGQELVWQQAQKNRDRLVINDEFSTIVHDRQKLVKNDEKETTSNNRQSWVGKDKDIVTKKDKHETVERDVHLEVKGNRAERIDGEQSLVVKKTRQEQVQGSAALAVGGDIHHLAGKEWVGESSDSTIRGPGGFIRLDGGGITIRGTMVWINERGEPGSGVGSKPQLPEGPEKRKKEEEEESEESPAAPAGEAEDSDY
- a CDS encoding PAAR domain-containing protein; amino-acid sequence: MPPAARITDRHVCPLHPPNVDATGEGTVIVGFQRQARVTDLEACGASIVKGEPTVIIGYQDAARKGDPTSHGGVIASGCPTVIIGSNPTSLKTDKPFCEDCERKAAEQAAREKSGRDA